A genomic segment from Gilvibacter sp. SZ-19 encodes:
- a CDS encoding copper homeostasis protein CutC has product MMLEICTPSLESVTAAVSGGADRIELCEQLEVGGVTPRLSLVEQVLESYTTNTQVLIRPRGGDFVFTAEEIRQMTSSVEAVRALGVQGVVIGTLTADGNLDIPSLKTLVKAAGDLELTFHKAIDEMKDPESAIDTLISLGFTRILTSAGAKTALDGLEKLKAWQSRYGNDITIMPGGSIRPENINAMLSCGFGAIHSAAIKKGESHSDENTVKALARALKDQRKG; this is encoded by the coding sequence ATGATGCTAGAAATTTGTACCCCAAGTTTGGAATCTGTCACTGCTGCGGTTAGTGGTGGTGCAGACCGCATTGAGCTTTGTGAACAATTGGAAGTTGGTGGTGTGACCCCTAGACTGAGTTTGGTGGAACAAGTACTCGAATCATATACAACAAACACTCAGGTCTTAATTCGTCCACGCGGTGGGGATTTTGTTTTTACTGCGGAGGAGATCCGGCAGATGACCAGCAGTGTAGAAGCGGTACGAGCCTTAGGAGTTCAGGGTGTAGTCATTGGCACTTTAACTGCAGATGGCAACTTGGATATCCCAAGCTTAAAAACACTTGTCAAGGCAGCCGGTGATCTGGAACTCACTTTCCATAAGGCCATAGATGAGATGAAAGATCCAGAATCGGCCATAGACACACTTATAAGCCTTGGCTTCACTAGAATATTGACCTCCGCAGGAGCCAAAACAGCCCTTGACGGATTGGAAAAACTAAAAGCCTGGCAATCCCGCTATGGAAATGACATTACCATAATGCCCGGAGGCAGTATACGCCCTGAGAATATCAATGCAATGCTATCATGCGGTTTTGGTGCGATCCACTCCGCAGCAATAAAAAAGGGAGAAAGTCACAGTGATGAAAACACTGTGAAAGCCTTAGCACGGGCTCTTAAAGATCAACGCAAAGGGTAG
- a CDS encoding beta-N-acetylhexosaminidase: MQRLIVFACFLSLTLISCDPDNDHPKLSYEEVAILPTPAQMQPQDASFIWEAELNYFVDSYAEDLTDFIDAYFGMNPSFNVSRATDSNKAQLKIISDNTLEAEHYRLDISSDQISIFAKDVSGAFYGLQSLRQLLPTELERAEELAFEKFELPGLSITDGPQFEHRGMHLDVSRHFFGVDAVKRYLDVMALMKMNSFHWHLTDDQGWRIEIKKYPKLTNHGAYRPETLIGHYNDSPQKFDGQRYGGYYSQEEIKEVVAYAQSLNIRVIPEIEMPGHATAAISAYPDLGCTGDSIAVATKWGVFDDIFCPKPETFDFLFNVLDEVIALFPGEYIHIGGDEAPKTRWKACPHCQQLIKDENLKDEHELQSFFIGEIAGYLNGKGKKLLGWDEILEGGLDPTATVMSWRGVEGGIQAAKSGNNVIMSPTSHAYFDYYQDDSADQPLAIGGFLPLEKVYSFDPIPKALNNKQAALVLGAQGNVWTEYMQTEEKLQYMAYPRTMAMAEVVWGGAKEEPEVSYPDFLKRLKPLLKRLDAMGRNYYNPLEKITAEISKEDKLRISLSGPLPEQQIQYRWSSEQAWIDYSEPIMVERSAMLEARFADQTDPNAVNFTQDFTLHKGINAKIKLNKKPHPAYNSGGIAALNNGVYGSSTRHGDKEWLGFWGDDLRVDIRFETPVKLNKLKLGFYHAPGQWIYAPTKSQISATLADGRSYNTTAIIAKDSLSNVANEVFGMPEEMVTRIRIDIPNYGIIPDGKQGAGNKAWTFLDEIVMD, encoded by the coding sequence ATGCAACGCTTAATTGTTTTTGCCTGCTTTCTATCGCTGACCTTAATTTCTTGCGACCCTGACAATGACCATCCAAAACTGAGTTATGAAGAGGTTGCCATACTGCCCACGCCTGCACAGATGCAGCCCCAAGATGCTAGTTTTATCTGGGAGGCCGAGCTCAATTACTTTGTAGATTCCTATGCGGAAGATCTCACTGATTTTATCGACGCTTACTTTGGAATGAATCCGAGCTTCAATGTGAGCCGCGCAACCGACTCCAACAAGGCACAGCTTAAAATAATCAGTGACAATACCTTAGAGGCAGAGCACTATCGCCTTGACATTTCTAGCGATCAAATTAGCATATTTGCAAAAGATGTCTCTGGTGCATTCTACGGTTTGCAAAGCTTAAGACAATTGCTGCCAACCGAATTAGAAAGGGCCGAAGAACTGGCCTTTGAAAAGTTTGAACTTCCTGGTTTGTCCATTACCGACGGCCCACAATTTGAGCATCGCGGGATGCATTTGGATGTTTCGCGACATTTCTTCGGAGTCGATGCAGTGAAGCGTTATTTAGATGTAATGGCCTTAATGAAAATGAACAGCTTTCATTGGCATTTGACAGACGATCAAGGCTGGCGCATTGAAATAAAAAAGTATCCGAAGCTCACCAATCACGGTGCTTACAGACCAGAGACATTAATTGGGCATTATAACGATAGCCCGCAAAAGTTCGATGGCCAGCGCTACGGAGGTTACTATTCTCAAGAAGAGATCAAAGAAGTCGTCGCCTATGCACAAAGCTTGAACATTAGAGTTATTCCAGAGATCGAAATGCCCGGACATGCCACGGCTGCCATTAGTGCGTATCCAGACTTAGGTTGTACCGGTGATTCCATTGCTGTTGCCACAAAATGGGGTGTTTTTGACGATATTTTTTGTCCCAAGCCAGAGACCTTTGATTTTCTTTTCAATGTGTTGGACGAAGTCATTGCGCTCTTCCCTGGAGAATACATTCATATTGGAGGCGATGAGGCCCCAAAAACAAGGTGGAAAGCATGTCCGCATTGCCAACAGCTCATCAAAGATGAAAATCTTAAAGACGAACATGAATTACAGTCGTTCTTTATCGGTGAAATTGCTGGCTACCTCAACGGAAAAGGGAAAAAGCTTTTGGGTTGGGACGAGATCTTAGAAGGCGGATTGGACCCAACGGCCACGGTGATGTCTTGGCGGGGTGTTGAAGGCGGGATTCAAGCAGCAAAATCTGGCAACAATGTGATCATGAGCCCAACTTCTCATGCCTATTTTGACTATTATCAGGACGATTCTGCAGATCAGCCTTTGGCTATAGGTGGATTCTTGCCTCTAGAGAAGGTTTACAGTTTTGATCCTATCCCGAAAGCCTTGAATAATAAGCAAGCAGCTCTAGTTTTAGGGGCTCAAGGCAATGTTTGGACCGAATATATGCAAACCGAAGAAAAGCTGCAATACATGGCTTATCCTCGGACAATGGCAATGGCAGAGGTTGTTTGGGGTGGCGCTAAAGAAGAGCCCGAGGTCTCTTACCCAGACTTCTTAAAAAGGCTGAAACCCCTGCTCAAACGCCTGGACGCTATGGGGCGTAATTATTACAATCCTCTGGAAAAGATCACCGCTGAAATAAGTAAGGAAGACAAGCTCCGAATCAGCTTATCAGGGCCGCTCCCTGAACAGCAAATTCAATACCGTTGGTCAAGTGAGCAGGCCTGGATAGATTATTCAGAACCTATAATGGTAGAGCGTTCTGCTATGCTAGAAGCGCGTTTTGCGGATCAAACAGACCCAAATGCGGTTAACTTTACACAAGACTTTACCCTACATAAAGGAATCAATGCTAAGATCAAGCTCAATAAAAAACCACACCCGGCCTACAACAGCGGAGGTATTGCCGCTTTGAACAACGGGGTCTATGGCAGCAGCACACGCCACGGCGACAAAGAATGGTTGGGCTTTTGGGGAGACGATCTGCGTGTAGACATCCGTTTTGAAACTCCGGTTAAACTCAACAAACTCAAACTGGGATTCTATCATGCACCGGGTCAGTGGATCTACGCCCCGACCAAAAGTCAAATAAGTGCGACGCTTGCCGACGGTCGCTCTTACAACACTACTGCTATCATTGCAAAGGACTCGCTTTCTAATGTGGCGAATGAGGTCTTTGGTATGCCCGAAGAAATGGTGACGCGTATCCGTATTGATATCCCTAATTACGGAATCATACCAGACGGGAAACAAGGCGCTGGCAACAAAGCTTGGACCTTTTTGGACGAAATTGTAATGGATTAA
- the pbpC gene encoding penicillin-binding protein 1C, which produces MRISKRFIACLKWLGLKRSLILAGLLYWLFCLPRVLFESPTSTVIESREGYLLGARIAADGQWRFPASDNVPHKFERCILLFEDEYFYQHPGVNPVAVTKALWNNLTRDSRRGGSTLTQQVIRLSRDNKARTYSEKLIEMIQATRLEFRYSKKEVLGLYAAHAPFGGNVIGLETAAWRYYGLPATELSWGQMATLAVLPNAPALVYPGKGHEVLLQKRNRLLKKLLERGELTQTDYELSVQEPLPGKPLPLPQLSPHLLDRMVQEQAGQRVKTTLDYKLQQQLNTSMRLHHQGLQANQIHNAAILVLSTDQREVLAYVGNSPTSAQHQVFVDIIRSKRSTGSILKPLLYASAIEDGSLLPDMLVKDVPTSINGYNPSNFDNEFQGAISASEALSRSLNIPAVRLLESYGLERFHRKLQRAGLNSIDRPANHYGLSLILGGAEASLWEVTAAYAAMGATLNHYSGNSSQYRTGEYSAPKIINDSQRDFGETTFEAPLFTAGSLFNTFQALQKVNRPFGQELWDSFNGAQQIAWKTGTSYGFKDAWAVGVTPKYTVGVWAGNADGEGRPGLTGVQAAAPLLFSVFDALPKSEFFPPPFDDLVQRNICTKSGHIAGAYCENVQEQWVAKAKVMTLSCPYHRTVFLDDKKEYQVNLDCYPAADITAEKWFVLPPFLEHYYTKNHPEYRPLPAFKQGCFPEEIPNMEFIFPKDSSDIILAQDFSQKPSEVVFKVAHRKSETTLYWYLDNTYLGNTDTFHEMALLPKAGDHLLTVVDADGNEIRRQIHIRNP; this is translated from the coding sequence ATGCGAATAAGTAAAAGATTCATAGCATGCCTTAAATGGTTAGGCCTAAAGCGAAGTCTTATTTTGGCTGGCTTGCTCTATTGGTTGTTTTGCCTACCTCGAGTTTTATTCGAGTCGCCTACCTCTACAGTGATAGAGAGCCGCGAGGGCTATTTGTTGGGGGCGCGAATTGCTGCGGATGGACAATGGCGATTTCCGGCCTCAGATAACGTGCCTCATAAATTCGAGCGATGCATCCTGCTTTTTGAAGACGAGTATTTCTACCAGCATCCAGGAGTTAATCCGGTGGCGGTAACCAAAGCGCTTTGGAATAATTTGACTAGGGATTCTCGCCGCGGAGGCAGTACGCTTACCCAACAGGTAATACGTCTGTCGCGTGACAACAAAGCTCGCACCTATTCCGAAAAGCTCATAGAAATGATCCAGGCTACTCGCTTGGAGTTTAGATACAGTAAAAAGGAAGTCCTTGGGCTGTATGCAGCGCATGCTCCCTTTGGAGGCAATGTGATCGGTTTGGAAACAGCAGCTTGGAGGTATTACGGCCTGCCTGCTACCGAGCTGAGCTGGGGGCAAATGGCTACCTTGGCCGTACTGCCCAACGCACCTGCCCTGGTATATCCAGGAAAAGGGCATGAGGTTTTACTCCAAAAGCGAAACAGACTGCTCAAAAAACTCTTAGAAAGAGGCGAACTCACCCAAACCGATTACGAGCTGTCTGTACAGGAACCCTTGCCAGGGAAACCTTTACCACTGCCACAACTCTCCCCACATTTATTAGACAGAATGGTGCAAGAACAAGCAGGACAGCGGGTAAAGACTACTTTAGATTATAAGCTTCAGCAGCAACTCAACACCAGTATGCGCTTGCATCATCAAGGTCTGCAAGCCAATCAGATCCACAATGCCGCAATTTTAGTTTTATCCACAGACCAAAGAGAGGTACTGGCCTATGTTGGCAACAGCCCAACGTCCGCGCAGCATCAAGTGTTCGTGGATATTATCCGCAGCAAAAGAAGTACAGGAAGCATTTTAAAACCACTGCTCTATGCAAGTGCCATAGAAGACGGAAGCCTATTACCAGATATGTTGGTCAAAGATGTTCCGACGAGTATCAACGGATACAATCCCAGCAATTTTGACAATGAGTTTCAAGGCGCCATTTCGGCCAGCGAAGCCCTTTCGCGTTCGCTGAATATTCCGGCAGTCCGACTTTTAGAAAGTTATGGTCTGGAGCGGTTTCACAGAAAACTCCAAAGAGCTGGCCTAAATAGTATAGATCGTCCGGCAAATCACTACGGATTGTCTTTGATATTAGGAGGCGCAGAAGCTTCACTCTGGGAAGTAACAGCCGCTTATGCAGCCATGGGAGCCACCTTAAATCACTACAGTGGCAACTCCTCTCAATACCGAACTGGAGAATATTCCGCTCCGAAGATCATAAATGACAGTCAGCGCGACTTTGGCGAGACCACTTTCGAGGCCCCTCTTTTTACTGCGGGGAGTTTGTTCAACACTTTTCAAGCCCTGCAAAAAGTGAATCGGCCTTTTGGACAAGAACTCTGGGATAGCTTTAACGGGGCACAACAGATAGCCTGGAAAACGGGCACTTCTTATGGCTTTAAAGATGCATGGGCAGTTGGCGTTACCCCAAAATACACTGTTGGGGTATGGGCTGGAAATGCAGATGGCGAAGGCAGGCCAGGTCTTACAGGTGTGCAAGCCGCGGCGCCGCTTCTCTTTAGTGTTTTTGATGCCTTGCCAAAAAGTGAATTCTTTCCGCCTCCCTTTGACGATCTGGTTCAAAGAAACATCTGCACCAAAAGTGGGCATATCGCGGGGGCATATTGCGAAAATGTACAAGAGCAATGGGTTGCGAAGGCCAAAGTAATGACCTTGAGCTGTCCTTATCACAGAACTGTATTTTTAGACGATAAAAAGGAGTATCAGGTGAATTTAGATTGTTACCCAGCCGCTGATATCACCGCAGAAAAATGGTTCGTTCTGCCACCTTTTTTAGAACATTATTACACCAAGAATCATCCTGAATACAGACCGCTGCCGGCATTTAAGCAGGGTTGTTTTCCAGAGGAGATACCCAATATGGAGTTCATATTCCCGAAGGACAGTTCGGATATTATACTCGCCCAAGATTTTAGCCAAAAGCCCAGCGAGGTGGTCTTTAAGGTAGCACATCGAAAATCTGAAACTACGCTCTATTGGTATCTGGACAATACCTATTTAGGCAATACCGATACCTTTCATGAAATGGCCCTTTTGCCTAAGGCAGGCGATCATCTACTCACGGTGGTAGATGCCGACGGAAATGAGATCAGGCGTCAAATACACATTCGGAATCCTTAA